In the Danio rerio strain Tuebingen ecotype United States chromosome 8, GRCz12tu, whole genome shotgun sequence genome, one interval contains:
- the magoh gene encoding protein mago nashi homolog: MSTSDFYLRYYVGHKGKFGHEFLEFEFRPDGKLRYANNSNYKNDVMIRKEAYVHKSVMEELKRIIDDSEITKEDDALWPPPDRVGRQELEIVIGDEHISFTTSKIGSLIDVNQSKDPEGLRVFYYLVQDLKCLVFSLIGLHFKIKPI, translated from the exons ATGTCCACGAGTGACTTTTATTTGAGGTACTATGTGGGGCATAAAGGTAAATTTGGTCACGAGTTTCTGGAATTTGAATTCAGACCAGACG GAAAGTTGAGATATGCAAACAACAGCAACTACAAGAACGACGTCATGATCCGAAAAGAG GCCTATGTGCATAAAAGTGTGATGGAAGAGCTGAAGAGAATCATTGACGACAGTGAAATCACAAAAGAAGACGATGCCTTGTGGCCTCCTCCGGACAGGGTTGGCAGACAG GAACTGGAGATTGTCATTGGTGATGAGCACATTTCATTCACAACCTCTAAAATCGGATCTTTAATTGATGTAAACCAGTCCAA ggacCCAGAGGGACTGAGAGTTTTCTATTACCTGGTCCAGGATCTCAAATGCCTCGTATTCAGTCTCATCGGCCTCCACTTCAAAATCAAGCCCATCTAA